One Parasphingorhabdus cellanae genomic region harbors:
- a CDS encoding MlaD family protein: METRSNHILVGSITLALLVLLAVFLVWIVRFGDGATKEYDIFFAQSVGGLAKGTGVTFAGVPSGQVESVELWKKDPDFVRVRITVSEETPILQGTTATIQSISFTAPPNIQLDGAVKDAPPITDLGPEGVPVIPTKPGALGELLNSAPLVVERLATLTDRLTLLLSDKNQESIEGILANTERMTGTLAQQAPNLEALMAESTIAIRNAGETAEKLSAVADNANQLLNDNGEPLAKNLTKTLAAAEKSMAALSVVLDDARPGVQQFGNKTLPEVDQLVQDMQALTKSLTKVTERLDQGGAGSLLSAPALPDYEPGK; this comes from the coding sequence ATGGAAACACGGTCTAATCATATACTTGTGGGCAGTATCACCCTTGCGTTGCTGGTTCTGTTAGCGGTGTTTCTGGTCTGGATTGTTCGCTTTGGCGATGGCGCGACCAAGGAATATGACATATTTTTCGCGCAATCTGTGGGCGGCCTTGCCAAAGGCACGGGCGTTACTTTTGCGGGCGTCCCATCGGGGCAAGTTGAGTCTGTCGAACTGTGGAAGAAAGATCCTGATTTTGTGAGAGTGCGCATTACGGTGAGTGAAGAAACACCGATTTTGCAGGGTACAACAGCCACGATCCAAAGTATCAGTTTCACCGCTCCGCCGAACATTCAATTGGATGGCGCTGTTAAGGACGCGCCGCCGATCACGGATTTGGGACCGGAAGGCGTGCCTGTAATCCCGACCAAACCCGGTGCGCTTGGCGAACTGCTGAACAGCGCGCCGCTGGTGGTCGAACGACTGGCAACGTTGACCGACCGACTGACCTTGCTGCTATCTGACAAGAATCAGGAATCTATCGAAGGTATTTTGGCCAATACAGAGCGGATGACCGGTACGTTGGCGCAGCAGGCGCCCAATCTGGAAGCGCTCATGGCTGAGTCAACTATTGCCATCCGCAATGCCGGGGAAACGGCCGAGAAGCTTTCCGCCGTTGCGGATAACGCCAATCAGCTGTTGAACGATAATGGCGAACCATTGGCGAAAAACCTCACCAAAACCTTGGCCGCTGCCGAAAAAAGCATGGCGGCGCTGAGCGTCGTGCTTGATGACGCTCGCCCTGGCGTTCAACAATTTGGGAACAAAACACTGCCGGAAGTGGATCAACTGGTTCAGGACATGCAGGCATTGACCAAATCACTGACCAAAGTAACGGAGCGTCTTGATCAGGGCGGTGCCGGGTCATTGTTATCGGCCCCTGCGTTACCGGACTATGAGCCGGGCAAATAG
- a CDS encoding ABC transporter permease: protein MTVSSDFIEETTEDGGIILRFSGDLSIAAIGDLPERLQSYDGEVQQLDLTDIGYIDTVGAWLIHRTARDNSAEIAGVDNEAERLIAAVRGVDQPAEVRPEPPNPLIRVLNEVGESTTIAFTTLAGLIGFFGSVVSAAGSLILHPRRIRWNAVIQRFDVVGVRALGIIGLMSFLIGLVIAQQGAVQLRQFGAEVFTVNLVGRLTLRELGVLMTAIMVAGRSGSAFAAQIGTMKLTEEIDAMRTIGVSPVEALVLPRFLAAVFMLPLLGFYASVVAIIGGGLLSWVELDIPPATFFARIREVVPLTDVYVGLVKAPVFGAIIAICGCYQGMQVKGNAEEVGKRTTAAVVQAIFLVIVLDAFFAVFFSWIGWN, encoded by the coding sequence ATGACAGTGTCGAGCGATTTTATCGAAGAAACAACCGAAGACGGAGGCATTATACTCCGTTTTTCAGGTGATCTTTCCATCGCCGCTATTGGTGACCTTCCAGAGCGGCTGCAAAGCTATGATGGTGAAGTGCAGCAGTTGGACCTGACTGATATCGGCTATATCGACACGGTGGGCGCTTGGCTTATCCACCGGACTGCGCGCGATAACAGTGCGGAAATTGCTGGAGTGGACAACGAGGCCGAACGTCTGATTGCAGCTGTGAGGGGGGTCGACCAGCCCGCCGAAGTGCGCCCTGAGCCGCCGAACCCGCTGATCCGCGTGCTGAATGAGGTAGGCGAATCAACCACGATTGCTTTTACGACCCTGGCCGGCTTGATCGGATTTTTCGGGTCCGTTGTTTCTGCTGCCGGTTCCCTGATTTTGCATCCCCGCCGTATCCGCTGGAACGCTGTGATCCAGCGTTTTGATGTTGTCGGTGTCCGCGCGCTTGGCATTATCGGTTTGATGAGCTTTCTCATCGGACTGGTGATTGCTCAGCAGGGCGCGGTGCAACTCAGGCAATTTGGCGCCGAGGTTTTCACGGTCAATCTGGTTGGACGACTGACCTTGCGGGAACTCGGTGTCTTGATGACCGCCATCATGGTCGCGGGGCGGTCGGGCTCGGCTTTTGCTGCACAAATCGGTACTATGAAGCTGACCGAAGAAATCGATGCAATGCGTACTATCGGTGTGTCACCTGTAGAAGCGTTGGTGCTTCCGCGCTTTTTGGCGGCTGTGTTCATGCTGCCATTGCTGGGATTTTATGCGTCCGTGGTCGCGATTATCGGCGGGGGGCTGTTGAGCTGGGTAGAACTGGATATCCCGCCTGCGACCTTTTTTGCGCGGATCAGGGAAGTCGTGCCGCTTACGGACGTCTATGTTGGTCTCGTCAAGGCCCCTGTATTCGGCGCGATTATCGCTATTTGCGGCTGTTATCAAGGGATGCAGGTCAAGGGCAATGCCGAAGAAGTCGGTAAGCGCACTACTGCAGCAGTGGTGCAGGCCATTTTCCTGGTGATCGTGCTCGACGCGTTTTTCGCAGTGTTCTTCAGCTGGATCGGGTGGAACTGA
- a CDS encoding cystathionine gamma-synthase family protein has product MSDQNDDPIVPVTPRRMPKAPIEKIGGRKLKPSTLMMGHGYDPVLSEGSLKPPIFLTSTFAFEDSAAGKRHFEGITGKRPGGADGLVYSRFNGPNQEILEDRLSIWDEAEDALVFSSGMSAIATVLLANVNQGDVVVHSGPLYAATETLINKILGRFGVTFIDFPAGATPDEVSALLEKAKTQAADNGGKVAVIYLESPANPTNALVDIEGVAEARNQVFKDEASPPIAIDNTFLGPLWQQPLKHGADIVIYSLTKYVGGHSDLVAGGVLGSKAHMDPIRAIRNTIGTICDPNTAWMLMRSLETLELRMTRAGENAEKVCAFLRDHPKVEGLGYLGFISDASQQDIYDRHCSGAGSTFSVFIKGGEAEAFAFLDALKIAKLAVSLGGTETLASLPAAMTHLSVPDDRRAALGITDNLVRISIGVEDPDDLIADFEQALETV; this is encoded by the coding sequence ATGTCCGATCAGAACGACGATCCAATTGTTCCGGTAACGCCGCGCCGGATGCCGAAAGCACCGATTGAAAAAATTGGTGGACGCAAGCTGAAGCCATCCACTTTGATGATGGGTCATGGCTATGACCCGGTCCTGTCAGAAGGGTCGCTCAAGCCGCCAATTTTTCTGACATCAACCTTCGCTTTTGAAGATTCCGCTGCGGGCAAGCGTCATTTCGAAGGCATTACCGGTAAACGTCCGGGGGGTGCTGATGGTCTGGTCTATTCGCGCTTCAACGGCCCCAATCAGGAAATTCTCGAAGACCGCCTCAGCATCTGGGACGAAGCGGAAGATGCTCTGGTATTTTCCAGCGGCATGTCGGCGATTGCGACGGTTTTGCTCGCCAATGTCAATCAAGGCGATGTGGTGGTCCATAGTGGCCCGCTTTATGCCGCCACCGAAACGTTAATTAACAAGATTTTGGGCCGCTTTGGTGTGACCTTCATCGATTTTCCTGCCGGTGCGACACCGGATGAGGTTTCCGCATTGCTGGAAAAAGCCAAGACACAAGCGGCAGATAATGGCGGCAAAGTTGCTGTTATCTATCTCGAAAGTCCTGCTAACCCGACCAATGCGCTGGTAGACATCGAAGGCGTAGCCGAGGCGCGGAATCAGGTTTTTAAAGATGAAGCTTCGCCTCCTATCGCGATTGACAATACCTTCCTCGGCCCCTTGTGGCAGCAGCCGCTGAAACATGGCGCCGATATCGTGATCTACAGTCTGACCAAATATGTTGGCGGGCATAGTGATCTGGTCGCTGGTGGTGTTCTGGGTTCAAAAGCCCATATGGACCCGATCCGGGCGATCCGGAACACAATCGGCACAATCTGTGATCCTAACACGGCATGGATGCTGATGCGCAGTCTCGAAACGCTGGAATTGCGCATGACCCGTGCGGGCGAAAATGCAGAGAAAGTCTGTGCGTTTCTGCGCGACCATCCGAAAGTCGAAGGACTCGGCTATCTCGGTTTCATTTCCGATGCTTCACAACAGGATATTTATGATCGCCATTGCAGCGGCGCTGGCTCCACCTTCTCGGTATTCATCAAGGGCGGTGAGGCAGAGGCCTTTGCCTTTCTCGATGCGCTGAAAATCGCGAAGCTTGCGGTGAGTTTGGGCGGAACCGAGACCCTGGCAAGTCTGCCAGCGGCGATGACTCACTTGTCTGTGCCCGATGATCGCCGGGCGGCGTTGGGCATCACCGACAATCTGGTGCGTATTTCCATTGGTGTGGAAGACCCGGATGATCTGATCGCCGATTTTGAGCAGGCGCTGGAAACGGTTTAA
- a CDS encoding ABC transporter ATP-binding protein: protein MAEEDSMIVNRDFDGPVICVKGLRNSFGSQVVHENLDLDVRKGEILGVVGGSGTGKSVLMRSIIGLQQPDEGSVEVFGESLLGRSEAETIDVRKRWGVLFQGGALFSTLTVAENVMVPMREFYPDMDRAFRREVAKYKVCLSGLPPEASPKYPSELSGGMRKRAGIARALALDPELLFLDEPTAGLDPIGAAAFDNLTRELQQTLGLTVFLITHDLDTLHAICDRVAVLADQQVIAVGTIPELLAMDHPWIQEYFNGPRGRMAASQR, encoded by the coding sequence ATGGCGGAAGAGGACTCCATGATTGTGAACCGTGATTTTGACGGACCGGTCATCTGCGTCAAAGGGCTGCGCAACAGCTTTGGTTCGCAAGTCGTGCATGAAAATCTCGACCTAGACGTCCGGAAAGGCGAGATTTTAGGCGTTGTTGGCGGGTCGGGAACGGGTAAGTCGGTGCTGATGCGTTCGATTATCGGCCTGCAACAACCCGATGAAGGCTCTGTTGAGGTTTTTGGAGAATCGCTGCTCGGACGGTCGGAAGCGGAGACGATTGACGTGCGTAAGCGCTGGGGGGTACTATTTCAGGGTGGCGCGCTGTTTTCCACGCTCACCGTCGCGGAAAATGTGATGGTGCCGATGCGCGAATTTTACCCCGATATGGACCGGGCGTTTCGCCGGGAAGTTGCGAAATACAAAGTCTGCCTGTCGGGGTTGCCGCCCGAAGCATCGCCCAAATATCCCTCCGAGCTGTCTGGCGGGATGCGAAAACGTGCCGGAATTGCCCGCGCATTGGCGCTGGACCCTGAGCTGTTGTTTTTGGATGAACCGACGGCTGGGCTGGATCCGATCGGAGCCGCCGCTTTCGACAATTTGACCCGTGAATTACAACAGACCTTGGGCCTTACGGTATTTCTGATCACCCATGATCTGGATACGCTGCACGCGATTTGTGATCGGGTCGCTGTACTAGCTGATCAACAGGTGATCGCGGTCGGCACGATACCCGAACTTCTGGCCATGGATCACCCATGGATACAGGAATATTTCAATGGTCCGCGCGGGCGTATGGCGGCATCACAGCGATGA
- a CDS encoding ABC-type transport auxiliary lipoprotein family protein encodes MTTIRKGKSLAILAGFSLLSACVSFGGTKPPPYLLSLTSDSKPGAGAARSGPQSGALVVRLPSAPQKLNNVRVPVRAGATTIAYLKDAIWVDKPARLFQGLLTETIAAKNDRLVLTPAQASGRAETYLSGELINFGLDGPSLTVTVTYDAVKMRDGQPVEKRRFEASENVFAAEAGPVGEALNSAANKVVLEVAEWVG; translated from the coding sequence ATGACCACCATTCGTAAGGGCAAATCATTGGCAATATTAGCAGGTTTCAGCTTGCTCAGTGCCTGTGTGAGTTTCGGCGGTACCAAGCCGCCGCCTTATCTGCTGTCGCTGACATCCGACAGCAAACCGGGCGCTGGCGCGGCGCGGTCCGGGCCGCAATCTGGTGCGCTTGTTGTCCGTTTGCCGTCAGCGCCGCAAAAACTTAATAACGTGCGGGTTCCGGTGCGGGCAGGCGCTACCACTATTGCCTATCTCAAAGATGCCATATGGGTGGATAAGCCGGCGCGGCTGTTTCAGGGGTTGCTGACAGAAACTATCGCCGCCAAAAATGATCGGCTCGTACTGACACCCGCGCAGGCAAGTGGCAGAGCCGAAACCTATTTGTCCGGCGAATTGATCAATTTCGGATTGGACGGGCCCAGCCTGACCGTCACTGTCACCTATGACGCCGTGAAAATGCGCGATGGCCAACCGGTTGAAAAACGCCGGTTTGAAGCCAGTGAAAATGTCTTTGCGGCCGAGGCTGGACCGGTTGGAGAGGCTCTGAATTCGGCTGCGAACAAAGTTGTTCTGGAAGTCGCCGAATGGGTTGGCTAG
- a CDS encoding HAD family hydrolase gives MTKLAIYDMDRTITIRGTYTPFLLHMVFARAPWRLALLPLLPFGFIGYGLKLISRKTLKTYNQRLLLGSKPSIKKLEPHIERYADKVMRANSYAKAIGQVEADRAEGRKLVLATASYELYVNAIAARLGFDDVIATRLKIDEQGQVLPEIIGENCYDVAKLDRIKTFLDDQGLTRDNIHIRAYSDHVSDAPMLEFADEAVATTPSAPLRALAKRRGWKILDWA, from the coding sequence ATGACGAAATTGGCTATTTACGATATGGATCGAACAATTACGATCCGCGGTACTTATACGCCGTTCTTATTGCACATGGTTTTCGCGCGCGCGCCATGGCGGTTGGCCTTGCTTCCACTGCTGCCATTCGGGTTTATCGGCTATGGTCTGAAATTGATCAGCCGTAAGACTCTCAAAACCTATAACCAAAGGCTGCTGCTTGGGAGTAAGCCGAGCATCAAAAAGCTGGAGCCGCATATTGAACGCTATGCGGATAAAGTAATGCGGGCCAATAGCTATGCCAAAGCAATCGGTCAGGTCGAAGCAGATCGGGCAGAGGGACGCAAGCTCGTGCTCGCGACCGCATCCTACGAACTCTATGTCAATGCGATAGCCGCGCGTCTGGGGTTTGATGATGTCATCGCCACGCGCTTGAAAATCGACGAACAGGGGCAAGTACTACCGGAAATTATCGGTGAAAATTGCTATGATGTCGCCAAGCTCGACCGGATCAAGACTTTTCTAGACGACCAAGGCCTGACGCGCGACAACATCCATATCCGGGCCTATTCCGACCATGTCAGCGATGCACCTATGCTTGAATTTGCCGATGAAGCGGTTGCGACGACGCCCAGCGCGCCTTTGCGAGCACTCGCAAAGAGACGCGGCTGGAAAATACTCGACTGGGCCTGA